TGTGAAGTTGTGCAAAGCAGCGTGGAGTTCACATGGTTCTTACTAACAAAGAACGATCGACTGGGTACACGACGGTGCAGCAGAATGTCAATCTGCTGTCTCCAGCAATTGCTGGATCGTCTACAGCCATAGTTCCCAAACTTGTTGTGCTGCTTGTGCAggtaaagcccctggcaggctgggccggtttgtttacctgccgcgtctgcaggtccagctgattgcggctcccagtggccgcagttcactgctccaggccaacgggagctgctggaagcggcatgggcccagggacatactggctgccacttcccgcagcccccattgggctggagcagtgaatcacggccactgggagccgcaatcagctgaacctgcggacgcagcagagaaacaaatcggcccggccctccagggtctttcccagcacaagcagcgaaacaagtttgagaaccactggtctacagagCTCTCTGAGTGGGAGGCAAGACTCTGGAGGGGCAGGACATTAGGCAGCCATGTCTGTAAAGCACCGTGCTATCCATTTTGTTCAAGTGAGAGATGCTCTTGTTTTTAGCAATGATGAGCCCAGGTTCCAGGTGACCATACAGGGCTTGGCAGGCACCAGAGAGCTGTGCTGGTGGCTGCTAAGAGAGATGTCTcatgggaggggttgggggaggaaggagacccTTGGTTAGAGGGTGGAGGTGTTGGTGCAGCAGGAAGGATGGGATTAGTTCAGTGGGTCTCTTAGAGCCTGTTCTTCTCTCCTAGCCCAACACTCGAGGGCCTCATGAGGCCAGATCCAGCCAATGCCTGGGCTTCGTGTCCCAATCCAGGTCGCAGGGGAAGTATGAGCCAGGGGACACTTACACACATCCTCGTCCCGCCATGCCCCTCCTAGTTCCCTGTCCGTGCCACAGGATGCAGCCGGCTCTGTGCTGAGCACAGCTGCCAGAGTGCTGGAGCCTCACATGGCCCAGTGAGTGTCTGGAATGAGGATCCAGGAGAAAGGGCTCCACACGAAGCACTTTGGAAGCCAGGGCGGGGAAGTGGGGCCGAGGTCTCCGCTAATGAAGTCAGGGCACCGGCATGTCTCCAGCCCTCAGTTGGGGCTTTCTGGCCCTAGAACTAGGCAGGAAGGTGCAACTGGGCAGGCTCTGATGTACAGAGCTAATGCTGCTCAGCGCTCTGCCTAGCTAGCTGGCTGCCTCCCGGGCAGAGGCAAGGACAGGTCAACAGACTCTTGGCGATCTGGCAcaggagcagcagagctggacATGGGCCCACCCCTCTGGCTCCCACATCACACACACTCTGGGCTCTTCCAGGCCTCTCCAGAGGCTGATTGGGTGCTTTATCTTCTCTCCTGCATGCGCGCACTCTCTGATTCCCATCAATAATTTGTGCATTGGCCCTGATGAATTATTGAGTGTGCACTGGGCCAAGGGGAGAGAAGCCATCCAGTCTCAGTCACCTTGCAAGCAAACACCCTCGAGGGCAGCTGGCTGCTCCGCGACAGCCAATCTACAGTCTGGCTGCAGGTTTAGGTTGGGGAGCCGAGGGAGGTCGCTCATGTTCGCTGGTAACTTGCAAAAAACCTTGGCTCCATCGGACCTTGTTCTCAGTGATGCTAGCTGGGATTTGGTGTTGTCGCttggatgtgggggtggggttgtttcCCCACACGGGATCTGGGGCACTGCAAGCCAGGAGGGGTCATCAGAGGTTTTTCCCCTCTCCCAAAGCAGCCACCAGCTTTCAGACACCTTGGGAGGAAACATGATTTCCATGTGCTCATTGTTTTCTTGTTATATTTTTTCCCCTGCGGCCTCAAACAGTTAGGAATGCGGTTTTTTTTTTAACGCTGCTGCATGTAGAAGCCTGACTTCCAGCCGGGCACGGTGCCTGGCCGGATCCTTAGCTGGCCTCACTCAGGATGGCTTCTTTGGCGTGGCCACACTGCTTTCTGCCAGCCGTGGATCCAGCCCTCTGTGTCTGGGAGGTGAGAGGCCCCCCTGTCATGGGGGATCTGGAGGCTGCTTCTTGTTTTACACACGTTGGAGATCAGGATCAAATTTAACATTATCCAAGTCTCCGTCATCTTGCTGGACATGTGTGCAGCCATCATGTTCCATGTCCCTCTGCCCTACCCCCTGGTTCTGTGCGGCCTGCTACACCATATCCCTGTATCCTAGGACCTCATGCTCCATGACCCTGATTCCCAGCCACTCCAGCTCCATTTCCATGGATCCCAGCCCTTGCACTCTGCCCAGTGCTGTTTCCCTTTATCCCAGTGCTCCTTCTGCTCTGTTTGCATGTCCCTGCGTCTGTTCCACTGCCATGTGCCCGGGACCCTGCTGCTCCCTCTCCATGACCCCAGGCTTGGAAGAtctgggcaggggagagaaggctATTTTCCGTGGCAGAATAGCAAGCCAGGCTGAATGCCACGACCTGGGGTAAAAGCGGGAAGTGTACTGCAGTTCCAGCTCTTCGAAGAAACTGACCAGTTTTATAAGGATCCTTAATTAGTTTCCTCGGACATTGCCGGGAACAGAGCTCGGGGTAATAGAATGGAATTAACATAGGGAACATTGAAGCTGAATATAAAGAAAAACTTCCTGAAGGTATCcacatgtctgtctgtctatgcTATTcctcatcattatcatcatcctAATGATATTTCTAAGGTGCCGATCACCTTAGCATCTGGCCTGTGGAAAAGCATCCCTTGGCAGTGATGGAAACTCTGTTTCTTTAGGCTACCCATCCCCTTGCCATTGGGACATCGCTCTTCTCCCTGTAACTGCATTGGCAGGGCGGTGCCCCAGAGAACCCCGGAGGGTTCCTCTGTCTCTGACTTCCACGATTCTCTGGCCAATCACTCGCTTTTCTGGCCCTCACGGTAAGGAGTCCAGCCTCGGCAAGGAGCGTGGTTTTCTGCTGTCCATTCGCTGAACTGAAAGTGAACACGGCCTCTTCCTCTTCTATTGGTCTTTGTaaagctgggctcctggggaaCAGCTGAAGCCTGTAGGGTCACAGAGCTTATGTGGAGCCCGAGCCAGCTGTACCATCGCCCAAGCCCCGGAGCCAACAGCTCACTTTGAGAACTAGAGCTTGTTGAGGGAGGTTTCTCACTggtggctgagcctgcctgcctgtgCTGGCAGCACTTCAGAagaaggtggggctggggctgatgaATCCATCCTCCCCAGGCcttgggagagagagggagtgcTTAGCACACCTACATGGAGGCAGCAGTGAGCCGTGCAGGCGTCTGTTCCCAGGACCTTTGCTACGTGACTGTCTCTGCTAGCCGGCAAGCTCCCACATGCTCTCCGGGGCTGTAAACACTTCAGAGCTGGGGTGCTTGGCAAGGCTGTGGCTCACCTctgcaggtgcagccagttctgcAAGAGGCTTTCTCACCTGGAGGGCAACAGGATCATAGCATGCAGCTCGACGAGTTGGATGCGCTGCATTTCCCCCCTCTCTCGAATCTCGGCCTGGTATTAGGAAGCATGGTGCTGCTCTTTGCCCTCTTAGCATGCTCCGTCACCCAGTGCTCCTTGTGCTGCTAAGGGAGCCGCTGTTCGTAACAGGTCCCAGATCTCTGCCCCCTcttagggggtgctgtgctgagaACTTCATTGCCCAGACATTCTTCATCCATCTCAGTCCTGCTGCTGTTCCCTTCCTGACTCAGGCTGGTCCTATCTGTCATTGCCCCAGCATTGTATCGGTAGGTGCAGTGCTGCTGGGGGTGCTCTGCTCAACATCAGCTGGCTCCGTCTCCTCCCACACCAAAGGACTGCTGTGCTGCTCCCAAACTAAAGTGACATTTGCAGTGCTTCTCTGTGGGGTCATTAGCTGCATCTAAAGGCCAAGGGGTGTGCGGTGTCACCTCACGTCACCAGTGCCTGGTGCTCCCCGGCTGCACACGCCCAGTGCCTTTCAGTGACTATTAGCAGAGCATTAGGCAAGCACCTATTCCCTGGCGGTGCTGAGTGACTGGCAGGGGCACGAAGCCTGGCTGAAGGAGAGAGCCCGTACTCAGCCCAGAGGAAGGGTATTGAGGCTTCATGATTGCCCTGCTGTGGACTACGGGTGAAGTGTCAGTGCTGGGCAGGTTTTGTTAGGATCCCTTCTGGGCTCAGCGGGGCCGCGGCGAGGGCTGCAGACTGCAGGAGGGAAGCAAGTGCAGCAGGCTTGAAACAAAATGCTGGGAGTGAGCACGTGCCTGAATGAGGACGTGTGAGTGGATGTGTGTTTGAGAGGGGGAACACGTGTGCACCCCTGtctggggatgtgtgtgtgccTGCGTGTGAGAGAGAAGTGTGTGCTTGAGTGAGGACATGTGTGTGGATGTGTGTTTGAGAGGGGGAACGTGTGTGCACCCCTGTCtgagaatgtgtgtatgtgtgtgcctaCATGTGAGAGAGGAGAAGTGTGTGCCTGAGTGAGGGCATGTATGTGTGAGATTGGAAATGCACGAATGCACGTGTGTGACAGAGGACACGTGTCCATGCGGGATTATATGTGGAGGGATAGATGTGTGTCTGAGGAACGTGAGTGAGAATATGTTTTAGAGGACACTGGGTGAATGTACACGTGTGTGTACTTGGGGTGGGGGCCTATGAGGAGCTAATTCAGGTTTGCACTCACTTGGGCCTAGCTGGCCATTAGAGGAGCGGGAGCACAGAGGCCAGACTGTTTCTAGCCTTGGCTCTGACAGCAACAGTATTGATGCCCTTCCACTTAGCAGCAATGGCTTTAAATGGCTGTGTGCGCTGACCATGAAGATACTCGGTCTCCATTTCCCCTACATCCCTCTCTCTCTATTTCCTGaccctcccttcctctccatcacCCTTTCTTGTCTTCCTCCTaccctttctctctttccctgggctccctctctcacACTCTGCACACATGCGTTTCAGCCTCCTCCGTAAGGGAGTGAGCAGAACCAGCTTTTCCAGTTCTCAGCACTTTGCTCTTCCAATACATTTGTAATATAAATACCAGCTGTATAATTATTGGAGCGTTATCTCTAAACACACAGATGTGGCAGCAACCATAGATGAATTTAAATGTTGATCTTGTGAGAGACTTTATTTCCCACTCTATAGAGGGAGGAATCACCTGGGACAGAAGAATAACCATTAAGAATATGCTATGCTTCTGCTGAGTGCTTTTCATCTCTGTGTTACAGAGCCTGTGTCTAGGAATGGCTTCATCTGCCTctaaaatgcagctacctctggggtggaacgagGCAGCTGTTTGCCATCTGACTGCAACAATGCACAACAGGAAAGGAAAGATCAGGAAGTGAAAAATAGAGTATCTGGCTGGAGCAGCCTGTGTGTTCCCAATACTCCGTTCTTCAGATTTGCTCTGAAAATCACAGTCTAGGCCTCAGCGTGTGTGTGTGCCTTTgtgcacacacacgtgcacatatGTGTCAGTTTGCAAGTGTCTTTTGCACCCTTGAGATGTATCAAATGCTGCCAACAAATCCTCCCCCTTGCTTTCAATGAGCCACCTGCAATGTCCTGAGAGCGGAGTTTGGCCAAGCGTGTAGCTGCGTGTGCCCATGTAAGTTCATGTATGTACAGTGGGTGCCTGGTGATGTGGTTCCCTGCGTGCCTAGAACAGCCAAcgtgtctgtgcatgtgtgtgatggCGCAGGGTGTGTGGATGTGTGCATAGATGTGCTTATATAGCCACATGTGTGCTGTATATTTGCAGTAATGACTTCAGTAGCATGTGATATATTTCTCAAGTGTAAAAGCATTAGCTTGTTTGTCCATCCCCAGGCCGTCAGGGAATGGCCACAGGGCACCACGTTGGCCATTGGACACTAGACCTCACTGAGCAGCTCCGGGGGTGAAGGAAGCAGCAGACCTCAGTGGCCGGCATGGCTGGGGGATCTCAGCCCTTATCAAACGGCTATTGTAGGTGGGGTTGCAGTTTGTTATACAACAGCAGAGGAGCTGGCTCCCCCAGAGGCTGACGTGGGtcccagccagccctggctgcagtaGGCTCCATGGCGTTACATTGGGGTGGATTTGGCCCGGAGAGTTTTGTTATGTGACGCTGTGACCTGCGCTGAGGACGGACCTCTGGGGTCCAAGAGCTCTTGGCTAACTTGAAGGCAGGCAGCAGGGACCATAAGCCCCCAACGTCCATAGGGCAGTGCGCTCTGCAATCAAATGCTGTAGGAATTGGCCCAGTGTATCGACTGCCTGACAAATTCCTAGGGCAGCTGAAATTCAGGGATTGGTCATGAAATGTCAGCTCCTTGCCTGCTATGCACCAGATTCAGCTGTGGTGCAGGGGTTCCAGAGACCAGGATCCCTTCGttcctctctctcactttctcaaTCTCATCCACGTCTTCCCTGCTCTGTCATTGCAGGGCTCCGGGCTCAGACCGTCCTGGTCAATGACACAGTCTCGGGGTTCATCGGGACAGACGTGGTCCTTCACTGTAGCTTCACCAACCCGCTTCCCACTGTGAAGATCACACAGGTCACATGGCAGAAGGCCACCAATGGCTCCAAGCAGAATGTGGCCATCTACAACCCCGCCATGGGGGTCTCCATCCTCTCCCCCTACAAGGAGCGCGTGACCTTCCGTAATCCCTCCTTTAAGGATGGCACCATCCAGCTGTcccagctggagctggaggaTGAGGGCGTGTACATCTGCGAATTTGCCACCTTCCCAACTGGCAACCGGGAAAGCCAGCTGAACCTCACCGTGCTGGGTAAGATATAGCCATTGCCTTGGGCTGGATGCTCAGCCCGTTTCACTGTTCTGGGTCAGAGTGACCCACCGAGCACCCTCTGGAACCTGGCACCAGCCACCTAGGACTCCCTGAGGCTCTGGTGGGAAGAATCCCTTGGTTTAAAGTGCACCCACAGAGCTCTTTCTCCATAATCTGACATTGCCAGAAGCATGGGGAGGCTGAACTAGTTAGCAAAGTGGCTTGAGCGTCCCAGATGAAAGACACTAGAGCGATACAAAGCATTAGTAGGGTTCCTCCCTGGAGCTTTCTTAGCCTGGGTTTATGGGTAGAGAGACCTTGGCCTAGGATTCCCCCACAAGACTCTCTCTAACCTGGGCTTTTCAGTGAAGAAGAGAATTCAACTGTCcatccagtgtttcaccacccttctTCATGACCTGCAGCCTGGAGGGCTGGATCCCCAGTGGCTGAGGTTCAGAGTAGCTCTGCTGAGACTGCAGGAAATTGACTCGAGCTCTAGATCAGGTCAAGGAGAGCCCAGCTATGGGGCTGTACTGCTGAGTGTCCCGGGGGTTGGGAGCCGTGGGGATTTGGTGGTGATTTTATaacctctccctgctctgctgtCTCTTTGTAGCCAAGCCCACCAACCGGATGGAGGGCACCACCCGGCCCCTCATAGCCAGATCCGGCAAGACAGAGAAGATCCCGGTAGCCACCTGCATGTCCTCCAATGGGAAGCCGCCCAGCACCGTCACCTGGGACACCAAACTCAAAGGGGAAGCGGAGTTCCAGGAGATCAAGAACAGCAACGGCACCATCACGGTGATCAGCCGGTACCGCCTAGTGCCGAGCCGGGAGGCCCACCGGCAGCAACTCATGTGCGTGGTCAATTACCAGCTGGACCGTTTCACCGACAGCATGACCCTCAATGTGCAGTGTGAGTGAAAGAGCAGTGGGGCCAGGCCAGCTGCCAAGGCCTGGTGTCTTGACTGAATatccccagggcagggagggtCACGAGCTTGCTGCAGGGGTGGAGACCAGTGCCGCGCCCTCCTTGGGGTAGAAGAGAACAGAGTGATCTCTTTGAATAACcactcaccctccctccctctctcacccacccactccttccTTTTGCctgttctttttctctctttccaccTCTCCCTTCTTCCTGTCTTCCTCTCTGCCTTCTCTACTCCTCTCTAATGTTCTCTGTCCCCATCTCTCATCCTCCTCCATTCCCACTGTTCCTCCAtccttcttttctttgttttcacCCCCATCTGtctcctttttcctctttttcccttcctcttccaTTTCCTTCCCCGCTcctttctccatctctctctcttctgccctTCCCGCTCCCCCCCCGGCCCTGTTTCttgccttccctctctcccctgacAGATGAGCCAGAAGTCACCATCGAGGGCTTTGACGGCAACTGGTTTTTGAACCGGAAGGATGTGAAACTGACATGCAAATCCGATGCCAACCCCCCCGCTACCACCTACCAATGGAGGCTGTAAGTACCCCCAAGGCATCCGGCCCTGTAGCAGCACACACCACTTCCCATGAGAGCCAGGGAACCCTCCTTGGAGAGCTAGAAGACTCCTACCAACTGGTACTTGGACTCCGTAAGGCCTGGTTGCAGAGACACAGGGCCTGGCTCTGCTCTCACTGATGCTGCtgtgaatctggagtaactccgtTGCCGTCAGTGGGGTTGCTCTGGGGTAAAACCTCTGCTCTTGAGAGGAGAAATGGGGCCTGAGGGTCACTAAAGACCGAAACCACCTTCCCACGGGGAACTCAGGCGGCAGAGAGAAATCTCTACTTCTGTGGGGGCTAAATGGGCTGTGTATAGAAATCC
The Gopherus flavomarginatus isolate rGopFla2 chromosome 13, rGopFla2.mat.asm, whole genome shotgun sequence genome window above contains:
- the NECTIN1 gene encoding nectin-1 isoform X3, which encodes MAPRRQSRCPGCSWTTGVCLLVASLLPGLRAQTVLVNDTVSGFIGTDVVLHCSFTNPLPTVKITQVTWQKATNGSKQNVAIYNPAMGVSILSPYKERVTFRNPSFKDGTIQLSQLELEDEGVYICEFATFPTGNRESQLNLTVLAKPTNRMEGTTRPLIARSGKTEKIPVATCMSSNGKPPSTVTWDTKLKGEAEFQEIKNSNGTITVISRYRLVPSREAHRQQLMCVVNYQLDRFTDSMTLNVQYEPEVTIEGFDGNWFLNRKDVKLTCKSDANPPATTYQWRLLNGSLPENVEVQNNTLFFKGPVSYSLAGTYICEATNTIGTRSGLVEVNVTDKPLPQGAPGGIIGILGGVIAAALIIGVAVTVFIIYRRQQKSRTETDNDLIDLPPSHKPVPPPKRKQEMKSHLTAEDIQVVRLDNMKQEEEIQKLPLQTPYYDMAASESSPYSDKLNSGTKDYDVHYAELDTSALASSPSPRSSIQAGGDLVEYATIQPNLR